A single region of the Candidatus Methanoperedens sp. genome encodes:
- the rpl12p gene encoding 50S ribosomal protein P1, which produces MEYVYAALLLHSAGKKVTDEAITAVIKAAGMEVDAVRAKALVSALEGVNIEEAISKAAFAAPAAAAPAAAAPAAAEAPKKEENPKEKEKAEESGMEGLGALFG; this is translated from the coding sequence ATGGAATACGTATATGCAGCGCTATTATTACACAGCGCAGGAAAGAAAGTAACAGATGAAGCAATTACTGCCGTGATAAAGGCAGCAGGTATGGAAGTCGATGCAGTGAGAGCCAAAGCTCTTGTTTCCGCTCTTGAAGGTGTCAATATCGAGGAAGCCATCTCAAAGGCGGCTTTCGCGGCACCAGCAGCAGCGGCTCCGGCGGCAGCGGCTCCAGCGGCAGCAGAAGCTCCAAAGAAAGAAGAAAATCCAAAAGAGAAAGAGAAAGCTGAAGAAAGCGGAATGGAAGGACTCGGCGCCCTTTTCGGGTGA
- a CDS encoding 50S ribosomal protein L10 has protein sequence MAAELKHHSIHIPQWKKDEVETIKKLLTNYSSTGIVGVHGIPSSQLQIMRKNLRGMADIKMCRNSLIFRALDESADNIKQIEKYVDSQTALLFTNENPFKLYKILQKGKTEAPIKAGGIAPKDIIVQKGPTSFPPGPIVGELQGAGIPAGIEGGKVVIRETKTVARQGDVVDAKLASILSRLGIRPVELGLDLRAVYEKGMVYESILLAVDETKYRSDLTLAVQRAFNLSINSAYPAKATISTLLTKAASQSRNLAINAEIIMPDIIDVLLAKGNLQMLSLAKIASVKDANAVSARLKEKLAAAPREEKKPEAAAPKEAKEEKKKEEHKESDIAAGLGSLFG, from the coding sequence ATGGCGGCAGAACTAAAACACCACAGTATCCATATCCCTCAATGGAAAAAAGATGAAGTTGAGACTATAAAGAAGCTGCTAACAAATTATTCTTCCACAGGCATTGTCGGGGTCCATGGCATTCCTTCAAGCCAGCTTCAAATAATGCGAAAGAACCTTCGCGGTATGGCTGATATAAAGATGTGCAGGAATTCGCTCATTTTCCGTGCCCTGGACGAATCCGCGGATAATATAAAACAGATAGAAAAATATGTGGATTCCCAGACCGCTTTATTATTCACGAATGAGAATCCTTTTAAACTTTATAAGATACTGCAAAAAGGGAAGACCGAGGCCCCCATTAAAGCAGGCGGTATCGCACCAAAGGATATAATTGTGCAGAAAGGCCCGACCTCATTCCCGCCAGGGCCGATCGTGGGAGAATTGCAGGGTGCTGGAATACCTGCAGGGATAGAAGGCGGGAAGGTCGTGATCCGAGAGACGAAGACCGTAGCCAGACAGGGTGATGTAGTAGATGCCAAACTTGCATCCATCCTTTCACGTCTCGGTATTCGTCCAGTCGAACTTGGGCTTGACCTTCGTGCGGTATACGAGAAAGGCATGGTATACGAGTCGATATTGTTGGCTGTGGATGAGACAAAATACAGAAGCGATCTGACGCTTGCGGTGCAGCGGGCGTTCAACCTGTCCATTAATTCAGCATATCCGGCAAAAGCCACGATCAGCACACTGCTTACCAAAGCGGCCTCTCAGTCGAGGAATCTTGCTATCAATGCAGAGATAATAATGCCTGATATCATCGATGTACTGCTTGCAAAAGGTAATTTACAGATGCTATCCCTTGCGAAGATCGCATCTGTTAAAGATGCAAATGCAGTCAGTGCCAGGCTAAAGGAAAAGCTTGCTGCAGCACCCAGGGAAGAAAAGAAGCCCGAGGCAGCGGCTCCCAAGGAAGCCAAGGAAGAGAAGAAAAAGGAAGAACACAAGGAATCAGATATTGCAGCGGGCCTGGGCTCGCTGTTCGGTTAA